The following proteins come from a genomic window of Legionella cherrii:
- a CDS encoding twin transmembrane helix small protein yields MITKIIIIFAMIIIAASLASGLIFLIRDSGNSKRTIKALTIRITISVSLFIFLLIAFKLGLIKPHGI; encoded by the coding sequence ATGATCACCAAAATTATCATCATCTTTGCCATGATTATCATCGCCGCCTCTCTAGCAAGTGGTCTTATTTTTCTTATTCGTGATTCAGGTAACTCCAAACGCACCATAAAAGCCTTAACCATAAGAATAACTATTTCGGTGAGCTTATTTATATTTTTATTAATTGCTTTTAAACTGGGTTTAATTAAGCCTCATGGCATTTAA